The genomic stretch GCCAGCCCGTCGCGCCGTCCGGCCGACCAGCGGGCGACCCTGATCGGGCTCGGGCTCAACAAGGTGCGCAAGCAGTCGACCCTCAAGGACACCCCCGAGGTCCGCGGCATGATCCGCAAGATCCCGCACCTCGTGCGCGTCGTCGACGCCAAATAAGGGACGAGAACAATGACTCGTTTGAACGAACTCCGGGACAACCCGGGCGCCAACAAGAAGCGCGTACGCGTCGGTCGTGGTATCGGCTCGGGCGTCGGCAAGACCGGTGGTCGCGGTGGCAAGGGCCAGACGGCGCGCTCCGGCGTTGCCATCAACGGCTTCGAAGGCGGCCAGATGCCGCTGCACATGCGCATGCCCAAGCGCGGCTTCAACGCACTGAATCCCAAGAAGTGGAACCAGCTGCGTATCGACCGCGTCCAGAACTACATCGACAGCGGCAAGCTGGACATCAAGGGCGTGGTCGATGCGGCTGCGCTGGTGAAGGCCGGCGTGATCCGTCGCGAACTCGATGGCGTGCGGCTGATCGGCAGCTCGGGTTTCACTGCCAAGAAGGTGACCTTCAAGGTTGCTCATGCGACCAAAGGCGCGCTCGCTGCTATTGAAGCGGCCGGCGGCAAGGTCGATATGCCTCAGGCAGAAGTGAAGGCTGACGCCTAAGAGCGCCTGGCCCCATTCTTAAGGGAGCGACTATGGCGTCCGCAGCCGAACAGCTGGCCAAGAATCTGAACTTCGGGACCTTCGCGAAAGCGAAGGCCCTTCAGCAGCGCATCTGGTTCACACTGGGTGCGCTTCTCGTTTATCGGCTCGGGACCTACATCCCGGTGCCCGGTATCGACCCTGATGCCTATGCCGCGACCTTCCAGCAGGCGCAGCAGGGCATTTTCGGCATGTTCGACATGTTTGCCGGCGGCGCCGTGCAGCGCATGGCGATCTTTGCGCTGAACCTCATTCCCTACATCACCGCATCCATCGTGGTGCAGGTGGTGACCACCGCGTCGCCACGCCTCGAAGCCCTCCGCAAGGAAGGCGAGAGCGGCCGTCGCAAGATCAACCAGTACACCCGCTATCTCGCCGTGCTGTTCTGCGCCGTACAGGCCTATGGCATTGCCATCGGTCTCGAAGGCAGCCAGGGCGTCGTGATCGATCCAGGTTGGTTCTTCCGGCTTTCGACCGTCATCACGCTGGTCGGCGGCACCATGTTCCTGATGTGGCTGGGTGAGCAGATCACCTCGCGCGGCATCGGCAACGGCATTTCGCTGATCATTTTCGCCGGTATCGTGGCGAACCTGCCGGCGACGGTGGTGCAGACGCTCGAGCTCAGCCGCACCGGCGCGCTGCCGACCATCTGGGTCGTCGGTCTGCTGATCATTGCCATCGCGGTGATCGGCGTCATCGTGTTCTTCGAACGGGCCCAGCGCCGGCTGCTGATCCAGTATCCGAAGCGCCAGGTCGGCAACAAGATGTTCCAGGGCGATACCTCGCACCTGCCGCTGAAGCTCAACACCTCGGGCGTCATCCCGGTGATCTTCGGTTCGTCCTTGCTGCTGCTGCCGGCCACCATTGCGTCGTTCGCGGCGCAGGGTGATGCCCCGCAATGGCTGTCGGTGACGGCGGCGTTGCTCGGTCGCGGCCAGCCCCTCTATCTGGTGCTGTTCGCCATCCTGATCATCTTCTTCGCCTTCTTCTACACCTCGATCGTCTTCAACCCGACCGATACCGCGGACAACCTGAAGCGCTCCGGCGGCTTCATTCCCGGCATCCGTCCGGGCGAGCGGACGGCGAACTACATCGACTACGTGCTGACGCGCATCACGGTGATCGGCGCCCTCTATCTGACTGTCGTGGCGCTCATTCCCGAGATGATCCACAGCCAGCTCAACGTCAGCCAGTTCATCGGCGGCACCTCGCTGCTGATTATCGTGACGGTGACGCTGGACACGGTGACCCAGGTGCAGAGCCACCTGATCGCCCAGCAGTACGAGGGGCTGGTGAAGCGGTCGCGCCTTGGGGGCAAGCGTAAATGAGGCTGATCCTTCTGGGACCTCCGGGCGCCGGCAAGGGCACGCAGGCCAAGGTGCTGGTCGAGAGCTACGGCATCCCGCAGCTTTCCACCGGTGACATCCTGCGCTCCGCCATTGCCGCCAAGACCCCGATGGGGCTGGCCGCCAAGGAGATCATGGATCGCGGCGATCTGGTGTCCGACGAGATCGTCAACGGCATCGTCTCCGAGCGGCTCGACCAGGACGACTGCAAGCCGGGTTTCGTGCTCGACGGTTTCCCGCGGACCATTCCGCAGGCCGAGGCGCTCGAGGAGATGCTGGCCGACAAGGGCATGCAGCTCGACGCGGTGATCGAGATCACCGCCGATGCCGACGTGCTGGTCGGGCGCATCGCCAAGCGCGCCAAAGAATCCGGCGTTGCCCGTGGTGACGACAACGAGGAGGTGCTTCGCAACCGCCTCAGCGTCTATCGCGAGCAGACCGCGCCGCTGGTCGAATTCTACCGCGGCAAAGGCCTGCTGAAGTCGGTCGACGGCATGCAGCCGGTCGACGACGTCACGGCGGCCATCCGCCGGGCCGTGCATAACTAGTATACCTCAGGGCAGGAGCTGTGCAGTTGACTCTGCAGGACCTTGCCCTTATGAACCGCGCCAGTCTCATGGATTATCGGACTGGATTCGGTTCCTCGAAAGAGTGGGGAGCGGGATTCCGGTCCCTTGTCGTTATCAAACGGGCGGCGTGAGCTGCCGACTATAGGAGAGCGGACGTGGCCCGTATTGCTGGCGTCAATATTCCGACCAACAAGCGCGTGGTGATCGCGCTTCAGTACATCCATGGGATCGGGGCGAAGTTCGCCCAGGAGATCACCGAGAAGGTCGGTATCCCGGCCGATCGTCGCGTGAACGACCTGACCGACGCCGAAGTGATCCAGATCCGTGAAACGATCGATCGCGACTACGTGGTCGAGGGCGATCTGCGCCGTAACGTGGCGATGAACATCAAGCGGCTGATGGATCTCGGTAACTACCGTGGTCTGCGCCACCGCAAGGGCCTGCCGGTCCGTGGTCAGCGCACCCACACCAATGCCCGCACCCGCAAGGGTCCGGCCAAGCCGATCGCCGGCAAGAAGAAGTAATTCGGGCGGCGGAGCACCTCTCCGTCATCCTGATGTAGCTGCTGGAACTACGGCAGCGCCGATATCGAACTGAGGAAGCAAATTGGCAAAAGCTGAAGTCGCGCGCGTTCGTCGCAAAGAGCGCAAGAACATCACCAATGGCGTTGCGCATGTGAATGCGTCGTTCAACAACACCATGGTCACCATCACCGATGTGCAGGGCAACACCATTTCCTGGTCGTCCTCGGGCGTGATGGGTTTCAAGGGTTCGCGTAAGTCGACCCCGTATGCCGCCCAGGTCGCGGCGGAAGATGCGGCCAAGAAGGCCCAGGAACACGGCATGAAGACCCTCGAGGTCGAAGTGCGCGGTCCTGGTTCGGGCCGTGAATCGGCGCTTCGCGCGCTGCAGGCTGCTGGCTTCAACGTCACCAGCATTCGCGATGTCACCTCGATCCCGCACAATGGTTGCCGGCCGCGCAAGCGTCGCCGCGTCTGACCTCCGTTACGGTTGATCTCCCGGCGCGCCCCTCGCGCCGGGATAGGTACATTGCATAGCGGACAGGCGGTTAGGCGGACCGCCAATTTGAAAGGACACCACCGTGACCATCCAGCGGAACTGGCAGGAACTCATCAAGCCGACCAAACTGGACATCGTTTCGGGCAGCGACAGCGCGCGCACGGCTTCGGTCGTCGCGGAGCCGCTTGAGCGCGGCTACGGCCTGACGCTCGGCAACGCTCTGCGTCGCGTGCTGCTTTCGTCGCTCCAGGGCGCGGCCGTTACCGCGATCCAGATCGACGGCATCCTGCACGAATTCTCGTCGCTTCCCGGCGTGCGTGAAGACATTACCGACCTCGTCCTCAACGTCAAGGAAATCGCCCTCAAGATGGGTGGCGAAGGTCCGAAGCGTCTGACCCTGACCAAGCAGGGCCCGGGTGCGGTCGTTGCCGGCGACATCAAGGTCTCCGGCGACATCGAAGTGCTGAACCCCGAGCTGGTGATCTGCCACCTCGACGACGGCGCCGAGATCAACATCGAGTTCACCGTCAATACCGGCAAGGGCTACGTCCCGGCCGACAAGAACCGTCCCGACGACGCGCCGATCGGCTACATTCCGGTCGATGCGCTGTTCTCCCCGGTCCGCCGCGTCTCCTACAAGGTCGATGCGACCCGCGCCGGCGAGAGCCTCGACAAGGACAAGCTGACCCTGACGGTCGAAACCAATGGCGCCATCTCGCCGGAAGACGCCGTGGCCTACGCCGCGCGGATCCTGCAGGACCAGCTGTCGGTGTTCGTCAACTTCGAGGAGCCCACCAAGGAGAAGGCCGCGGACACCGTTCCGGAGCTGGCTTTCAACCCGGCGCTGCTCAAGAAGGTCGACGAGCTGGAGCTCAGCGTCCGTTCGGCCAACTGCCTGAAGAACGACAACATCGTCTATATCGGCGATCTGATCCAGAAGACCGAAGCCGAGATGCTGCGCACGCCGAACTTCGGCCGCAAGTCGCTCAACGAGATCAAGGAAGTGCTCGCTCAGATGGGCCTGCACCTCGGGATGGACGTGCCGAACTGGCCGCCTGAGAACATCGACGATCTGGCCAAGCGCTACGAAGATCATTATTAAGCCGGCTAACACACACAGCCGCTAACCGCCCGTCGTGAGACGCCCGGGCCTTAGGGAGTAACAAAATGCGCCACGGTAATTCGAACCGTAAGCTCAACCGGACCTCTGCTCATCGCAAGGCCATGTTCGCCAACATGTCCGCCTCGCTGATCAAGCACGAGCAGATCGTGACCACCTTGCCCAAGGCGAAGGAACTGCGTCCGATCGTCGAGAAGCTGATCACGCTGGGCAAGCGCGGCGACCTGCATGCCCGTCGCCAGGCCATCGCGCAGATGCGCGATGAGACCCAGGTGCAGAAGCTGTTCGCCACCATCGGTCCGCGCTACAAGGATCGCAACGGCGGCTATATCCGTATCCTCAAGGCCGGCTTCCGCTACGGCGACAACGCGGCTCTCGCGGTGATCGAGTTGGTCGATCGCGACGTTGACGCCAAGGGCCTCGACTCGGGTCCGGTGCAGGCGCGCGACAACGACGACGAAGCAGCCGCGGCGTAAGCTCGAGGCAGCGACGAAGGTTCAAAGGCGGTCCGGTTTGTCCGGGCCGCCTTTTCGTTTGACCGCGGAACATATTCTGCGCGGTAATGGCGCACACTCGATTTTGGGGAGAGTGAAATGTCGGACCAGGGGCTCATCCTCGTTACCGGCGCAACGGGTTTTGTCGGCAAATGGACGGTGCTGGAACTGCTCAAGGCGGGCCACCGGGTGCGGGGCACTGTGCGCTCGCTGGGCCGGGCCGAAGAGGTGCGCGCGACGCTCGGGGCCGAACTGGGGCAGGGCGCTCTCGACCGTCTGGAACTGGTCGAAGCGGATCTGCTCGACGAAAAGGGCTGGAGCGAGGCGATGCAGGGCGTCGCCGTGGTCATGCACATCGCCACCGCCATTCGCGGCGATGAGCCCAAGGACCAGAGCCTGGTGATCCGCCCGGCGCTCGAGGGCACGCAGCGGGTCTTCCGCTTCGCCGACGCGGCCGGCATCAAGCGGATCATCATGACCTCGTCGATTGCGACGGTCGGCTACGGGCATGGCCAGACCAGCGGTCGCCGGGTCTATGACGAGACCTACTTCACCAACCTCGACAACATGCGCTGGACCTGGGCCTACTGCATCGGCAAGACCAGGGCGGAGCAGTTCGCCTGGGATTTCGTCAAGCAGCACGGCATCGGCCTGACCACCATCCATCCGGGCGCCATCATCGGTCCGGCGCTCGACAAGGACGCCAGTATCTCGCTGCAGATGGTGTCGGGACTGCTCAACGGCACGACGCCGGCCATGCCTTCGAACGGCTTTTCGATCATCGATGTCCGCGATGTCGTGGCACTGCATCTCGCGGCTCTCGAAAATCCCGAGACCATCGGCCAGCGCTATCTTGCCACTGCCGAGTATGTGCCTTTTCCCGAAGTCGGGAACATCCTTCGCGCTGCGCACCCCGAGTGGAACGTCACCAGCCAGACGGTGCCGGACTGGATCATCAAACTCATCGCCACGTTCGGAGGTCCGGCCCGCCAGATCATCAACGACATCGGCAACGAGAAGGTGTTTGATGGATCGAAGGGCGAGAAGCTGCTGGGCCGCAAGTTTATCTCCGCCAAGGAGTCGATCCTCGCCACTGCAGACAGCGTCATCCGCCTCGGCATGGTGAAACAGAAGACCGCCTGACGTGTCCACGACCAAGCTGCTTGAAGATCTCCGCACCGCCGTCGGACGCCGCTATCTGCTGACCGGCGAGCGAAGGACAGAGCGCTACCGCCGCGGCTTCCGCTCGGGCGAGGGGGAGGCGGTCGCCGTCGCCAGGCCCGGGACGCTGCTCGAACTCTGGCGGGTGCTCGAAGCCATCGTGCGCCACGATGCCATTGTCATCATGCAGGCGGCCAATACCGGTCTCACCGAGGGTTCGACGCCCAGTGGTCGTTACGACCGCCCGGTGGTGGTGGTGAACACCCTGCGCCTCGCCGATATCCAGTTGCTGGATGGCGGCCGGCAGATCGTCAGTTTTCCCGGCAGCACACTCGACAAACTCGAAAAGCTGCTGAAGCCGCTCGGTCGGCTGCCCCACTCGGTGATCGGTTCATCCTGCCTCGGCGCCTCGATCGTCGGCGGCGTGTGCAACAATTCCGGCGGCTCGCTGGTACATCGCGGGCCCGCCTACACCGAGCTGTCGCTGTTCGCCCGAGTCGGCGCCGACGGTCGACTGGAACTGGTCAATCACCTCGGCATCGAGCTGGGCGACGCCCCGGAGGAAATCCTTGAGCGCCTGCAGTCGGGCGGCTATTCAGCCGAGGATGTGCTGCACAATGTCGGGCTCGCCTCCGACAGCGAATATGCCGATCGGGTGCGCCAGATCGACGAGCCGACAGCGGCCCGCTTCAACGCCGATCCGCGGCGCCTGCACGAAGCCGCCGGCAGCGCCGGCAAGGTGGCCGTGTTCGCAGTCCGGCTCGACACATTCGAAAAGCAGGGCGCCGAGCAGGTGTTCTATATCGGCACCAACGACGTTGCGATACTGACCCGGTTGCGCCGCGAGCTGCTCAGCCTCAAGGCGCTGCCGGTCGCCGGGGAGTATATGCACCGCGACATGTTCGATGTCGCCCGCAGCCATGGCAAGGATACGTTCCTCGTCATCCAGCGCTTCGGCACCGAGGTGATGCCGACCTTCTTCAACCTGAAGGGCAGGGCGGACGCCACGCTCAACAAGCTGCCGCTGCTGCCCAAGCAGCTCTCCGATCGCATGCTGCAGGGGCTGAGCCGGCTGTTCCCGGAGCACCTGCCGCAGCGCCTGCTCGAATACCGCGACCGCTTCGAGCATCACCTGATGCTGCGCATGTCCGGCGACGGCATTGCCGAAGCCGAGGCGCTGCTGCAGAAGATGTTCGCCGACCCGGCCGATGGCGCCTATTTCCGCTGCACGCCCAAGGAGGGCGCCCAGGCGTTTCTCCACCGCTTCGCCGCGGCAGGCGCCGCCATTCGCTATGCGCTGATGCACGAGAAGACCTCGGGCGGCCTGTTGGCGCTCGATATCGCGCTCCGCCGCAACGATCACGACTGGTACGAGCACCTGCCGGCCGCGATCGACGATCAGCTCGCATTGAAGCTCTACTACGGCCACTTCCTCTGCCACGTCTTCCACCAGGACTACATCCTCAAGCGAGGCGCCGATCCGCATGAGGTGAAGGACGCGATGCTGGCGGTGCTCGAGCAGCGCGGGGCGCAATACCCCGCCGAGCACAATGTCGGCCACGTCTATGCGTCAAAGCCGGAGCAGCAGGCGTTCTTCCGCACGCTCGATCCCACCAACAGCTTCAATCCCGGGATCGGCGACGACTCCAGGCGCCGGCACTACGCCGATGATCATGGCCACGACCTCGCGCATTGAGACGTGTTCGGGCGTGATCCCTCGTTCGTCGCCTCCTTCCCCCTTGAGGGGAGGGATTGAGGGAGGGGTGGTACAGTCAGCACAGAGCCCGCCTCACCACCCCCAGCCCGTCCCCTCAATGGGGAGGGGAGCTAAGCGCCCTACCTCGCGAGATCCCATTCCCGATAGAGCCGCTGAAGCTGGCGCATCGAGTCGATCTCGACCAGCGGCAGCCCGACCGCGCGCAGGCGGTTGCGGTCTCGCTCGCGGCGGGTCGGCTGCACGATGAGGATCCAGCGGATCATTTCCCATTTGAGGCTGTCCCGGTTGCCGGCCAGCGCTCCCACGCGGTTGCGCTGGAACAGCG from Devosia sp. A16 encodes the following:
- the rpmD gene encoding 50S ribosomal protein L30 → MADKTVTIEQIASPSRRPADQRATLIGLGLNKVRKQSTLKDTPEVRGMIRKIPHLVRVVDAK
- the rpsK gene encoding 30S ribosomal protein S11; this encodes MAKAEVARVRRKERKNITNGVAHVNASFNNTMVTITDVQGNTISWSSSGVMGFKGSRKSTPYAAQVAAEDAAKKAQEHGMKTLEVEVRGPGSGRESALRALQAAGFNVTSIRDVTSIPHNGCRPRKRRRV
- a CDS encoding NAD-dependent epimerase/dehydratase family protein, producing MSDQGLILVTGATGFVGKWTVLELLKAGHRVRGTVRSLGRAEEVRATLGAELGQGALDRLELVEADLLDEKGWSEAMQGVAVVMHIATAIRGDEPKDQSLVIRPALEGTQRVFRFADAAGIKRIIMTSSIATVGYGHGQTSGRRVYDETYFTNLDNMRWTWAYCIGKTRAEQFAWDFVKQHGIGLTTIHPGAIIGPALDKDASISLQMVSGLLNGTTPAMPSNGFSIIDVRDVVALHLAALENPETIGQRYLATAEYVPFPEVGNILRAAHPEWNVTSQTVPDWIIKLIATFGGPARQIINDIGNEKVFDGSKGEKLLGRKFISAKESILATADSVIRLGMVKQKTA
- the rpsM gene encoding 30S ribosomal protein S13, producing MARIAGVNIPTNKRVVIALQYIHGIGAKFAQEITEKVGIPADRRVNDLTDAEVIQIRETIDRDYVVEGDLRRNVAMNIKRLMDLGNYRGLRHRKGLPVRGQRTHTNARTRKGPAKPIAGKKK
- the secY gene encoding preprotein translocase subunit SecY gives rise to the protein MASAAEQLAKNLNFGTFAKAKALQQRIWFTLGALLVYRLGTYIPVPGIDPDAYAATFQQAQQGIFGMFDMFAGGAVQRMAIFALNLIPYITASIVVQVVTTASPRLEALRKEGESGRRKINQYTRYLAVLFCAVQAYGIAIGLEGSQGVVIDPGWFFRLSTVITLVGGTMFLMWLGEQITSRGIGNGISLIIFAGIVANLPATVVQTLELSRTGALPTIWVVGLLIIAIAVIGVIVFFERAQRRLLIQYPKRQVGNKMFQGDTSHLPLKLNTSGVIPVIFGSSLLLLPATIASFAAQGDAPQWLSVTAALLGRGQPLYLVLFAILIIFFAFFYTSIVFNPTDTADNLKRSGGFIPGIRPGERTANYIDYVLTRITVIGALYLTVVALIPEMIHSQLNVSQFIGGTSLLIIVTVTLDTVTQVQSHLIAQQYEGLVKRSRLGGKRK
- the rplQ gene encoding 50S ribosomal protein L17 — protein: MRHGNSNRKLNRTSAHRKAMFANMSASLIKHEQIVTTLPKAKELRPIVEKLITLGKRGDLHARRQAIAQMRDETQVQKLFATIGPRYKDRNGGYIRILKAGFRYGDNAALAVIELVDRDVDAKGLDSGPVQARDNDDEAAAA
- the rplO gene encoding 50S ribosomal protein L15 produces the protein MTRLNELRDNPGANKKRVRVGRGIGSGVGKTGGRGGKGQTARSGVAINGFEGGQMPLHMRMPKRGFNALNPKKWNQLRIDRVQNYIDSGKLDIKGVVDAAALVKAGVIRRELDGVRLIGSSGFTAKKVTFKVAHATKGALAAIEAAGGKVDMPQAEVKADA
- a CDS encoding adenylate kinase; translated protein: MRLILLGPPGAGKGTQAKVLVESYGIPQLSTGDILRSAIAAKTPMGLAAKEIMDRGDLVSDEIVNGIVSERLDQDDCKPGFVLDGFPRTIPQAEALEEMLADKGMQLDAVIEITADADVLVGRIAKRAKESGVARGDDNEEVLRNRLSVYREQTAPLVEFYRGKGLLKSVDGMQPVDDVTAAIRRAVHN
- the dld gene encoding D-lactate dehydrogenase; this encodes MSTTKLLEDLRTAVGRRYLLTGERRTERYRRGFRSGEGEAVAVARPGTLLELWRVLEAIVRHDAIVIMQAANTGLTEGSTPSGRYDRPVVVVNTLRLADIQLLDGGRQIVSFPGSTLDKLEKLLKPLGRLPHSVIGSSCLGASIVGGVCNNSGGSLVHRGPAYTELSLFARVGADGRLELVNHLGIELGDAPEEILERLQSGGYSAEDVLHNVGLASDSEYADRVRQIDEPTAARFNADPRRLHEAAGSAGKVAVFAVRLDTFEKQGAEQVFYIGTNDVAILTRLRRELLSLKALPVAGEYMHRDMFDVARSHGKDTFLVIQRFGTEVMPTFFNLKGRADATLNKLPLLPKQLSDRMLQGLSRLFPEHLPQRLLEYRDRFEHHLMLRMSGDGIAEAEALLQKMFADPADGAYFRCTPKEGAQAFLHRFAAAGAAIRYALMHEKTSGGLLALDIALRRNDHDWYEHLPAAIDDQLALKLYYGHFLCHVFHQDYILKRGADPHEVKDAMLAVLEQRGAQYPAEHNVGHVYASKPEQQAFFRTLDPTNSFNPGIGDDSRRRHYADDHGHDLAH
- a CDS encoding DNA-directed RNA polymerase subunit alpha, whose amino-acid sequence is MTIQRNWQELIKPTKLDIVSGSDSARTASVVAEPLERGYGLTLGNALRRVLLSSLQGAAVTAIQIDGILHEFSSLPGVREDITDLVLNVKEIALKMGGEGPKRLTLTKQGPGAVVAGDIKVSGDIEVLNPELVICHLDDGAEINIEFTVNTGKGYVPADKNRPDDAPIGYIPVDALFSPVRRVSYKVDATRAGESLDKDKLTLTVETNGAISPEDAVAYAARILQDQLSVFVNFEEPTKEKAADTVPELAFNPALLKKVDELELSVRSANCLKNDNIVYIGDLIQKTEAEMLRTPNFGRKSLNEIKEVLAQMGLHLGMDVPNWPPENIDDLAKRYEDHY